The Chitinophaga flava genome has a segment encoding these proteins:
- a CDS encoding TlpA family protein disulfide reductase, with protein MTTLLRAIACLLLVCSLQRFTTVRHFRVTVTVPPGTDFKQLIISYHNGTETVKVKPRPEDKVIMLEGSYNARYATINIFYEQPGLDTMPGGRFWVTEQPAAIHFDNGWQHPVLTNAKNIDNEGGNNYKKWMAPVIREKDAYWEAHSEAIMDINSPERKVFFEKKRAVEDKQLAFVKQYRSTYYALWLFREELMIMGSVVPYGYQGTTVPQLRAFLQANFPEKPEDAFERATILKWLAAREVRTGAMAKDFTTLDIYGNKVTLKDCRGKYVLLNFWASWCKPCVAELPAIKKIHSSYSADHLVVIGISEDKDSSAFLKAVDRYGISWTKIFNKPDISREYAIPGLPCLFLIDPDGKIIYDRDEETPAQTDSLILLQQTLQKLAADQWKQKSL; from the coding sequence ATGACAACCCTTTTGCGAGCTATTGCCTGTCTGCTGCTGGTTTGCAGCCTACAGCGTTTTACCACCGTCCGCCATTTTCGGGTAACCGTTACCGTACCTCCCGGCACAGATTTTAAACAGCTGATTATTAGTTATCATAACGGTACTGAAACCGTCAAGGTGAAGCCCCGCCCCGAAGACAAAGTGATCATGCTGGAAGGGAGTTATAATGCGCGCTATGCCACCATTAATATCTTCTATGAGCAGCCCGGATTGGATACGATGCCTGGCGGCCGTTTTTGGGTAACAGAACAACCCGCTGCCATTCATTTTGATAACGGGTGGCAACATCCGGTTTTGACAAATGCGAAAAATATCGACAACGAAGGTGGCAACAATTATAAAAAGTGGATGGCACCGGTTATCCGGGAAAAAGATGCATACTGGGAAGCACATTCGGAAGCTATCATGGATATTAACAGCCCTGAACGTAAGGTTTTTTTTGAGAAGAAAAGGGCGGTGGAAGATAAACAGCTGGCCTTTGTAAAACAGTATAGGAGCACTTATTATGCTTTATGGCTGTTTCGTGAAGAACTGATGATAATGGGGAGTGTGGTACCATACGGATATCAGGGTACGACCGTGCCGCAGCTACGGGCTTTCCTGCAGGCTAATTTCCCTGAAAAGCCTGAAGATGCTTTTGAAAGGGCAACCATCCTGAAATGGCTGGCAGCCAGGGAAGTTAGAACAGGTGCGATGGCAAAAGATTTTACTACCCTTGATATTTACGGTAACAAAGTTACCCTGAAGGATTGCCGCGGGAAGTATGTACTGCTGAATTTCTGGGCATCGTGGTGTAAGCCCTGTGTAGCAGAGCTGCCGGCCATCAAAAAAATACACAGCAGCTATAGTGCAGATCATCTTGTCGTGATCGGTATTTCGGAGGATAAAGATTCCAGTGCTTTTCTGAAGGCAGTGGACCGGTACGGCATCAGCTGGACCAAAATATTCAACAAACCGGATATCAGCCGGGAATATGCAATACCAGGCCTCCCTTGTCTGTTTCTGATTGATCCTGACGGAAAAATTATCTACGACCGCGACGAGGAAACACCCGCACAAACCGATAGCCTGATCCTGTTGCAACAAACACTACAAAAACTGGCGGCAGATCAATGGAAACAGAAAAGCCTATAA
- a CDS encoding winged helix-turn-helix transcriptional regulator, translating into MENENIFHTTPTYNPAICPVARTLKIIGGKWKPLILHLVGTEMNRFGLLKKCMPDISKHMLTQQLRELEQDGLISRSVYAEMPPRVEYALTPKGDSMLSITAAILEWGKANL; encoded by the coding sequence ATGGAAAACGAAAATATTTTTCATACTACGCCTACCTACAACCCGGCCATCTGTCCGGTAGCCAGAACGCTGAAAATTATCGGTGGCAAATGGAAGCCGCTGATACTTCATCTTGTTGGTACAGAGATGAACCGTTTCGGGCTGCTCAAAAAGTGTATGCCTGATATCAGTAAACACATGCTCACCCAACAATTGCGGGAGCTGGAGCAAGATGGACTTATATCCCGCAGCGTGTATGCAGAAATGCCACCCCGGGTGGAATATGCGCTCACACCAAAGGGTGACAGCATGCTGAGTATTACCGCGGCTATTCTGGAATGGGGAAAAGCCAATTTATAG